Proteins from a single region of Engystomops pustulosus chromosome 5, aEngPut4.maternal, whole genome shotgun sequence:
- the PRELID3A gene encoding PRELI domain containing protein 3A isoform X1, translating to MKIWSSEHVFSHPWDTVIKAAMRKYPNPMNPCVVGVDVMDRSLDSQGRLHSYRLLSTEWRLPSLVRAILGTGRTLTYIKEHSVVDPVEKKMVLCSKNISLTNLVSVDERLVYTPHPGNSEETVLTQEAIITVKGISLSSYLEGLMASTISSNARKGWEAIEWIIQNSESTVS from the exons ATGAAGATCTGGAGCTCAGAGCATGTGTTCAG TCATCCATGGGACACAGTTATCAAGGCTGCCATGAGGAAATACCCAAACCCGATGAATCCTTGTGTAGTTGGTGTGGATGTGATGGATCGGAGTCTCGATAGTCAAGGAAGGTTACACAGTTATCGACTTCTCAGCACGGAGTGGAGACTTCCAAGTCTTGTGAGAGCA ATACTTGGAACCGGTAGAACTTTAACATATATTAAGGAGCATTCTGTAGTGGATCCTGTAGAAAAGAAAATGGTGTTATGTTCCAAAAAT ATTTCACTTACGAATTTGGTGTCTGTTGATGAAAGGCTGGTTTACACCCCACATCCGGGAAATTCAGAAGA GACAGTACTGACCCAAGAAGCTATAATAACTGTGAAAGGAATCAGCTTGAGCAGCTACCTAGAAGGTCTAATGGCCAGCACTATCTCATCAAATGCAAGAAAG GGGTGGGAAGCAATTGAATGGATCATTCAGAATTCTGAGAGCACAGTAAGCTAA
- the PRELID3A gene encoding PRELI domain containing protein 3A isoform X2: protein MRKYPNPMNPCVVGVDVMDRSLDSQGRLHSYRLLSTEWRLPSLVRAILGTGRTLTYIKEHSVVDPVEKKMVLCSKNISLTNLVSVDERLVYTPHPGNSEETVLTQEAIITVKGISLSSYLEGLMASTISSNARKGWEAIEWIIQNSESTVS, encoded by the exons ATGAGGAAATACCCAAACCCGATGAATCCTTGTGTAGTTGGTGTGGATGTGATGGATCGGAGTCTCGATAGTCAAGGAAGGTTACACAGTTATCGACTTCTCAGCACGGAGTGGAGACTTCCAAGTCTTGTGAGAGCA ATACTTGGAACCGGTAGAACTTTAACATATATTAAGGAGCATTCTGTAGTGGATCCTGTAGAAAAGAAAATGGTGTTATGTTCCAAAAAT ATTTCACTTACGAATTTGGTGTCTGTTGATGAAAGGCTGGTTTACACCCCACATCCGGGAAATTCAGAAGA GACAGTACTGACCCAAGAAGCTATAATAACTGTGAAAGGAATCAGCTTGAGCAGCTACCTAGAAGGTCTAATGGCCAGCACTATCTCATCAAATGCAAGAAAG GGGTGGGAAGCAATTGAATGGATCATTCAGAATTCTGAGAGCACAGTAAGCTAA